The Candidatus Nitrosotalea sinensis genome contains a region encoding:
- the mvk gene encoding mevalonate kinase: MKSVASAPGKIILFGEHFVVYGVKAILCSIDKRIIATSQCIDEKIIKIKSSLGESSMKLDALEGLDSISPKFMKPFFYIIQKTMKERNESTGIEVVLESQIPAGVGLGSSSAACVAVAASVNGLFGKLTREEVLKIAIEAERTIFEQNSGADASISVFGGLASYDRSTGFHNILSKNNLNFIISNSGQTHNTEEVVQQVKNFKEKNESLFFNLCKQEEEIIRNATVALEKNNINELGLLMSKNHELLKKIGVSTEKIDLMINEAKLTSYGAKITGAGGGGCTISLVDDHNRKKTLNNLQKISDCFITRIDHSGLRYEQS, from the coding sequence ATGAAATCAGTAGCATCAGCACCCGGAAAGATTATTCTTTTTGGGGAACATTTTGTGGTATACGGAGTAAAGGCCATACTATGTTCTATAGATAAAAGAATAATTGCCACATCTCAGTGCATAGATGAAAAAATAATCAAAATAAAATCATCCTTAGGAGAATCAAGTATGAAACTTGATGCATTAGAGGGTTTAGACAGCATATCACCAAAATTCATGAAGCCTTTTTTTTACATCATACAGAAAACAATGAAAGAAAGAAATGAAAGCACAGGTATCGAAGTAGTTTTAGAGTCCCAAATACCGGCAGGAGTAGGCTTAGGATCGTCATCTGCCGCTTGCGTTGCAGTAGCAGCTTCGGTAAACGGTTTGTTTGGTAAATTAACAAGGGAAGAAGTATTAAAAATTGCCATCGAGGCAGAACGAACAATTTTTGAACAGAATTCAGGAGCAGATGCATCAATATCAGTATTTGGAGGATTAGCATCATATGATCGAAGTACTGGATTTCACAACATATTATCAAAAAATAATTTGAACTTTATAATATCAAATTCAGGTCAAACCCACAATACTGAAGAAGTTGTGCAACAAGTTAAAAATTTCAAAGAAAAAAATGAGAGTCTTTTTTTCAATCTATGTAAGCAAGAAGAAGAGATAATCAGAAATGCGACTGTAGCTCTAGAAAAAAACAATATCAACGAACTTGGTTTATTGATGTCAAAGAATCACGAGTTATTAAAGAAAATAGGAGTATCTACAGAGAAGATAGATTTGATGATCAACGAAGCAAAATTGACATCATACGGAGCAAAGATAACAGGAGCAGGGGGAGGCGGATGTACAATATCCCTGGTAGATGATCACAATAGAAAGAAAACACTAAACAATCTACAGAAAATTTCAGATTGCTTTATCACAAGAATAGATCACTCAGGATTAAGATACGAACAGTCTTGA